Part of the Aquimarina sp. TRL1 genome, TATATCTGGCAAAAAAGAAAGACAAACAATGGTTTAAAAAAATTTTTACATTTGAACCTAAAAACCCTTCTGTTTCAGAAATAAAAAGACAATTGCTACAAACCGCTTTGTTTATGCTTTCGATCGGATTACTTGGTTTTTATGTTGGTACAGGGGTTGGAGCAGGATCTAGAGTTTCTAAAAAAATAGAAGAAAAAAAGATCATTTATGAAGACACTCTAACCTTTATAAATGATACTAAAGAGACTGTAAAAATAGTAGGAAAAAACAGTTCTTATATTTTTTATCTTTCTAAAGGAAGTGATATTGTCAAAATCGCACCAATTAATGGAAATATTAAGTATATAGAAGAAAATAAGTGACCTGATGAAAATTCATATTGAAACTACTCGTTTTATTCTCCGAGATCTGGAAATGACCGATGCTCCTGGTATTTTTGATCTTGATTCTGATCCTGATGTTCATGAGTACTTAGGGAAAAAACCTATACAAACAATAAAAGAAGCAGAAGAAACAATCTTATTTATCAGAAATCAATACAAAGAAAATGGTATAGGACGCTGGGCAATCATTGATAAATCAACACGTGATTTTATAGGCTGGGCAGGTATAAAATATGAGCAAACATTACGAAAAGGAATAAGCTATTACGATCTGGGGTACAGATTACGAAAAAAATATTGGGGAAAAGGAATTGCATCAGAAACTGCTAAAGAAGCTGTTAAGTATGGTTTCGAACAACTTGGTGTACAAGAAATTTTTGCAGCAGCTGATATTGCAAACATAGGGTCTAATAAAGTATTGATAAAAACAGGGTTGTCTCTTATAGAAACATTTGATTTAGATGGAATTCCTCACAACTGGTATACAATTCATAAACAGACATGGGATATTCATAAAAATACCGCTCATCCTTAATTCATATAATCTACAATATGTAAGATGAGATTTTATCATACAAAAGAACATCCTTTTAGGGATGTTCTTTTGTGCAATATAAGTTGGTTTTTATTGAGGTTTTATAACGTTCGTTGGTAAAAAAGAACTAATTTTTCTACGGCCTGATTTACATAAGGTTCCTGGTCATACAGATCAAAATGATTCGCCTCTTTGATCTTTACTAACGCTTTATCTCCTTTGGCCCTTTCTACAGCTACCTCACTAAAATAAGCTGATAGAGCTTTTTCTCCTATAATGGCTAAGAAGGGTCTGTCTGCCATTAATTCTAGGTGTTCTGTAGGGTTAAAGAAATACCGTGTATCTAATGACATTGCTGCTCTTAGTGGACTATATGTAGGGTATTGCCCTCCTCGTTTGGGGTTTCTATAATAATCAGCTGCCCGATCCCAGAATTTTCCAAGACCACTATTCGCCGGAGGGATCCCCTCTACTAATACAACCTCTCCAGTCTCATAATACCGCTGTCTTGCTTGATTACCCCATGAAATCTGCTGTTGTAATTGAGCAACTTTATCTCCTGACAATTCTTTCATATACTGAGTAGCACCTCCCATTCCATAATCTATAAAATCGACAAAGCCACTTACAGTTGCTACCGATCGAATCCGCTGATCAAAAAAAGCAGATTGAAGACTATAACCTGCTCCTGAACAAATACCCAGAACACCTATTTTATCTTTGGCGACTCCTGGTATTGTCCCTATAAAGCTAACTGCATTTTTAATGTCTTCTACTTTCATTGGAGCATTTTCCATCGCTCTGGGAACTCCCCCACTTTCTCCATAAGTTCTATGGTCGAATGCGAGCGTAATAAATCCTTTTTTAGCCAATTTCTCAGCATAAATTCCAGCGGTTTGCTCTTTAATTCCACTAGCTGGTGTAATGACAACAATTGCTGATTGTTGTTTTTCTGATGAATATCCTTCTGGGATAAAAAGATGTCCGGCTATTCGAGTTCCTTCACTGGTAAAATTCACCTTGTTTTTTCCTGTTTGTAAATTTTTATGAAAGATTGTTCCAAATGTGGTTACAGATGTTTTCATAGTTGTATGGGTTAAAGATTGCGCTGTCATCACTGCAGATATCCCTAAAATAAGACAGCAAATTGTTGTTTTAAGATTTATTTTTATCATAACTATAAATAATAATAATATTAGATTACTATGTTTAATGATTGCTTTTATTTACTTTTACAAAAGTATATCACATAAAAACAGGTTCAAAATACCTATTTTGCATCATCATCATAAATAATAATTATGGATACTCGTTTACTTCGTTTCTTTATAGCAGTCTATGAACAAAAAAACCTAACCCGTGCAGCAGAGCAATGTTTTGTATCCCAACCTAATATTTCCAACGGGATCAAACAATTAGAAGAAGAAATAGGAAAACAACTTTTTATACGACATAAAAGAGGGGTGATTATCAATACTGAAGCACATTATCTCTACCCTATTGCGAAGCGTCTATTAGGAGAAATTACGTCCTTATCTGATATTTTTAAAGAGCGAGAGTTTACAGATAAAATTACTATTGGCGTTGCAGAAAGCTTGCCTCAGGAGCACAAACAACAATTCTTTAGAACCGCTACACATTTATCAGATTCTTTGCAATGGGATGTTCGCCCTATTGGTAGAGATTGTGAAATTAATTTGCTAGTACGTGAATGGAAATACGAAGAAGATCTTTTCCTTCCTCTATGGAAAGAGAATTATGTCTTATGCATCCCAGATGGTCATCATTTATTATCCAAAGATGTTATAGAACTCGAAGATCTACAACATGAATCATTTATTCATTGTCCTCCTTGTGAGGCACATAAACAATGTCTGTCTATTCTGAGCAATACCAGTAAAAAATCTGTAACTATTGCTAATTGTGCCACTAAAACAGAAACCCTTACATTTTTAATGGCTGGATTAGGTGTCACATTTTTACCTGAACATTTTATAGATGGATGGTACGGTTTCCAGGTAAAGCCTTATAATGGTCCTCGCTATTTTAGAGAAGTTGGATTATCTTATCCCAGAAAGAGTCTTAAAAACCCTGCTATTTCTAAATTAATCGATTATTTTTCTAAAAATACTTTGCGAACTAAAAAATTCAGTGAATTTGGATATTATACTAAGTAATATATAATTGTTAAAAGAAAAAAATCTTTGAACTCATACAAATAAAAAATGACCGCATATAGCGGTCATTGATAAATTAACACGTTGTTTATTAGTTAAAAGGGTCAATAGTCCCATTACACGCACCTGTGGCGTAGGAATCAAAAGAGCTTCCTTCTGGTAGGGATACAGTTTGCTTATCAGAAACTACTCCTCCTACAGAGGCTTCTACTGTTACTTGGTTATTGCCAATATCACATACAGTAACCTTAGTTGATATTCCAATTAAAGAAACATCACAACTTCTACAACTGTTGGATCCATCATCATCATTCCCACAGGATGATAGCAGTAACACTGCCATACTTGCTAAGGCGAATACATTTTTTTTCATACAATGATTAATTAGGTTAGATTTGGGTTATTTATTGCTTAATTTAGTAAAATTCTCATTGTCCTATAGTAGCGCATTCTTTGAGTACATCTCCTAATTCTGTTTCATAAGCATCATCGGCACCACATTCAGTATCTCTATACGCTTGTATAGCGTCTTGTACCAGCTTACAAAGTGTTTCTGTTTTAGGGGTTGCATCTGTATATGCATTTAATGCTTCTTCTACAGGTAATCTCAATCCGGAATCAATCGCTTCACATGGATTTGTTTTGACATCATCTTCTCCGCAAGAAGAAAATCCCAGTGCCAAACAGCCAATAATAATTAGTGTTTTTTTCATAATGTGGGGGTAATTAAATCGAAATTATCTGGATACGAATATAATAGAATATTTATTATTTTAACAAAAAATTAATATTCTATTCGTTTATACATCTTTATACACAGCTGTTAATCAACTACTTCTATATCAATTGGCTTCCCTAAATAAGCCAAATAACTTCCTTCTGCTATATTCTTAACTTCATCGCTATATGAAGGTATTATTTGTATTTTATTGGCATTATCTCTAATAAAAAGGGGAATGATATTTTCATCTTCTTTGGTCATATTGATTAAAGTCTCATAATGAGTTCTGTCCTTTATTTTTATTTCTAAAATTCCAGGATATTTTTCTGTCAATTCCATCAATCTGTAATAATCATCTGTATGGGAAAACAATCCTGCTTCAGGATTATTTTCAGGATCATTCATTTCTTCTGAAGTTACTAATCTGTACGAACCATGCTCCCCAAATTGATTTTTGAATTTATCAATTGCATATTTATTAATGTCACTATTCCCTGTCAAGGCCATTAAATAACCTATATCATTTAATTCTATATTATCTTTTAGCTGATCACTATAAATATTTCCCTCTATAGCTTCTAATCCAAGGTTTTTGGCTTTTTTGACATTTTCACGATTACTATCTATCAGAACGACATGTCGGTTATTGTTTTTTAAATATACCGCTATAAGTCGTGAGATTTTAGAGGCTCCAATAATAAGAGTTCCTTCGGATTTTTTAAGAAATACTCCTACAAGTTTAGCAAAAATTCGAGCTGTTGTAGCATTCAGTAGAACCGTCCCTAATACAATCATAAAGACTAAAGGAGTTATATATTCAGCACCGATTTCTCCAATTTTATCAAGCTTTAAACCAAATAATGAAGCAATACCAGCAGCTACGATCCCTCTAGGGCCTACCCAGCTAATAAAAAGTTTTTCATTGGTCTTTAATCCGGATCCCATCGAACTCAAAAAAACACCTAATGGTCGTACAATAAATACTACTACTGCAAAAAGCAAAAGGGCTTTCCAGTTATAAACCAACTCCAGATCTTCTATATTAATATTTGCCGCAAGAAGAATAAAAAGAATAGAAATGAGTAGAACACTCATCGATTCTTTAAAATACAATAACTCTTCTAAATTTGGTAAATTCATATTTCCCAAAACCATTCCCATTATCACTACAGATAATAAGCCCGACTCATGTGCAAATGCATCAGATAACACAAAAACACCCAATACAGCTGCCAGCGTAAAAACATTTAATAAATAATGTGGAATAATATTTTTCTTAATAGCAAAAGCGAGTCCATGAGCAAATGTAAAACCAAAGGTCAGTCCGAAAAGTACAATTTTAGCAAACTCAATGAGCGCAGTTACAGTATAAGCTCTGCTCTCCCCTACACTAATAAACTCGAAGACCAAAACAGCTATCAATGCTCCTACCGGGTCTATCAAAATTCCCTCCCACTTCAAAACTGTAGAAATATCTTTTTTTAAAGGTATATTTCGTAATATAGGTGTAATTACCGTAGGTCCCGTAACAATAATCAACGAAGAAAACAGAAAAGAAATTGGCCAACTTAAATCAAAAATAAAATGAGCGGCTAATCCTGCTCCAAAAAAAGTAACTACTACCGCAATTGTTATTAACTTCAAAATTACAGGACCAACATTAAGTATTTCATTCCTTCTTAATGTAAGCCCTCCTTCAAAGAGAATAACGCTGATTGCCAATGACACAAAATAGAAAAGACTTTCTCCCGGAAAAAGTCCTTCTTTCCCATTCCAGATAGGTTGAATTAATTTAGTGTGATCATCTGTATATAATGTAGCTATTGGTCCTACTAAAAGGCCTATCAATATCAATGGTAAAATAGCCGGGATTTTAAATTTCCAAGCAACCCATTGTGCTAAAATCCCCAAAATAATAATCCCTGATAATTCTAACATGTTCTTTCCTGTATATTCGGTTTTAATAATTTAAAGAACGTAATTTTTTATAAATCGTCAAAATAGTGTGCTTTTTCTTCCTCAAATATCTCTTTTTTCTAAAATGCTAAAGCACTTTTGTATCTACATAAATTACAATCGGGCTAAAATACTATAAATTAATTAGCTGATTCTTTTCTTTATAACATCCTATAAAAAAGAACATTCTTCTTCATACTTATAAAAAGTCCTTCTTAAACACGTAAACTCCCTATCTGTCTATTTATTAGAAATTTATAATAACTAAAATTGACAATATAAATTTCACAATAAACTACATATGTGTATAAAACTTTATGTAGATAATGTAATTCTATTGAATAAAATGAAGTATTAAAATTATCCGTATGATGAAATATTGTTAAAAAGTCTACAAAAAACCTGATGATCCTTGCCTTTTTTTCTATTTTGCAAAGATTTTTTACTTTTTTTATGAATAGACACTACATATCCTATCAAAATTGATAGGTATGATAAGTTTAAAATACGATAAATCGATATAGAATGAATTTACATGCTATAGAGGCAGGAAACTTTAAACTGGACGGGGGAGCTATGTTTGGTGTAGTCCCTAAAAAACTTTGGACCAGAACAAATCCGGCAGATGAAAACAACATGATTGACATTGCTGCCAGATGCCTTTTAATTGAAGAAGGGAACCGACTCATTCTAGTTGATACGGGAATGGGAAATAAACAATCTGATAAATTTTTTGGCTATTATTCACTCTGGGGAGATCACTCTTTGGAAAAATCCTTAAAAGCAAAAGGGTTTCATCCAGATGATATCACAGATGTCTTTGTTACTCACTTACATTTTGATCATTGCGGAGGTGTAGTTCAATGGAACCAGGATAAAACAGGGTATGAAATGACCTTCAAAAATGCAAAAGTATGGAGTAATGAGAATCATTGGCAATGGGCAACCGAACCAAATGCCAGAGAAAAAGCTTCTTTTCTTCAGGAAAACATCCTTCCTATCCAAGAAAGTGGACATTTACATTTCGTATCAAGATCCGGAACACCTTTTCAGCAAGAATCTGAATTAGGTTTTGGAATACTATTTGTTGACGGACATACAGAAAAACAAATGATCCCTCATGTATCTTATAAAGGAAAAACGATTGTATACATGGCTGATTTATTACCTACAGCTGGTCACCTTCCATTACCCTACGTAATGGGATATGATACCAGACCTCTGTTAACACTACCAGAAAAAAAACAATTTTTAGAAAATGCAGCTGATAATGACTGGTATCTAATGCTTGGTCATGATGCACATAATGAAATAATAACAGTACAACACACCGAAAAAGGAGTACGATTAAAAGAAACTTTTACCTGTAACGACATATTCAAATAACAATTATGACCCTAATCTCTAAAAAGCAACTAATTGCAATCTCATCATCACTTGCATTAGTAAGTTGTGGAGCACCAACACTCGTATCCACTCCAATAGAAAATATAGATTCTATACCTTTAAAAAACGCACCATTAACAGAAACACAATATAAAAACTGGAATTCTTTTGATTTAGTGTCAGATACAATTCCTGGAATGAGTGTCAATAAAGCCTATACCGAAATCATCAAAAACAAACCCGGTAAAAAAGTTATTGTTGCTGTAATTGACAGCGGTGTTGATATAGAGCACGAAGATTTAGATGGTGTTATTTGGACTAACACCAAAGAAATTAAAGGAAACAATAAAGACGATGATAATAATGGATACATCGATGATATTCACGGGTGGAATTTTTTAGGAGATTCCAAAGATGAAAACCTGGAGTTTGTTCGAATTATAAAAAAATTAAAACCAAAATACCAGGGAAAAAACCTGGCTTCGGTAGCTTCTTCTGATAAAAAAGAATATCAAAATTATATTGAAGCAAAAGCTGAATATGAAAAAAAATACCAGGAAGCACTTTCTAATAAAGAGAGATACGAGCAAATTTTACAACAAACTAATGCCTCTCATAAAGCCGTTTCTGCCATATTAAAAAAAGAAGATTATACGCAAAAAGAGTTACTTTCTGTAAAAGCTGACACCCCGGAAATGCAACAATATGTTGGTTTTCTATCACAAATGTTTCAGTTTTTAGACAAAGGAGAAAACATCGTTAATTTTTCTAAAAATCTAAAAGAAGGAATCGAACATTTTACCAACAGTCTTAATTATAATCTAAACCTTGATTACGATGGAAGAAGTACCGTTGGCGATAATGTAGATGATATCACTAATGTTACCTATGGTAATAATAATGTGATGGGACCTGATCCTACAAAAGATAATATCAAACACGGAACACATGTAGCAGGAATTATTGCTGCTGAAAGAAACAACGGTAAAGGAGTAAACGGGATTGCGAAAAATGTAGAAATTATGGCCATTCGAGCAGTACCAGACGGAGATGAATACGATAAAGACATTGCATTAGCCATTCGATATGCTGCAGATAATGGAGCAAAAGTAATTAATACCAGCTTTGGAAAATACTATTCAACTCATCCTGAATGGGTGTGGGATGCTATAAAATATGCTGCTGATAAAGATGTATTAATTGTTAATGCTGCTGGTAACGAAGCAGAAGATTTGGATCAAAAACGAGTATATCCTAATGATCAAACAGACAATACAACGGAAATAGCAAATAACTTTATTACCATTGGAGCATTAAATTATGAGTACGGATCTAGCCTTGTTGCTAATTTTTCTAATTATGGAAAAAACAATGTAGATGCCTTTGCTCCAGGAGTAAAAATATGGGCAACCACTCCTAATAATTCATATGAGTTTTTACAAGGAACATCTATGGCGGCACCTGCCGTTGCCGGAGTAGCTGCTTTAATAAGATCTTATTACCCAAAATTAAGCGCTAATCAAGTAAAACAAGTACTTATGAATAGTGGATTAAGTACAAATGCTACAGTAGTAATTGGAGGGGAACCTGCAAATACTGGGAAATTTACAGAATTATCAAAGTCAGGGAAAATGGTCAATCTTTATAATGCATTGATTCTGGCAGATAAAATGTCGAAGTAACAGATAAAATACGTAATGAATACATCAAAAAGAATAACATTCTTAGGTTTTTTACTAGGATTTATTACCCTGTTCGCTCAGAATAATACAACATACTGGCAACAGCATGTCGATTATAAAATAGCAGTGGACATGGATGTAGAAACCTATAAGTTTAAGGGAACTCAGGAATTAACATACACCAATAACTCACCTGATACGTTATATCAGGTGTTTTATCATCTTTATTTCAATGCCTTTCAACCCGGAAGTGAAATGGATGTCAGATCACTTAACATAGCAGATCCGGATCCAAGAGTAATGGATAGAATCAGTAAACTTACTCCAGAAGAAATTGGATATCTGAAAGTTAGTTCCTTAAAGAAAAATGGAAAAGAAGTTTCTCATACTACAGAAGGAACGGTACTGGAAGTAACCTTAAAAGAACCTATACTCCCAGGAGAAAAAACAACCTTCTCAATGGAGTTTGATGGACAAGTTCCTGTTCAAATTCGTCGTTCTGGTCGTAATAATAAAGAAGGAGTTGCACTATCCATGACACAATGGTACCCAAAAATGGCGGAGTACGATTTTGAAGGCTGGCATGCAGATCCTTATATCGCTAGAGAATTTCACGGCGTATGGGGTAATTTTGATGTAACAATAACAATCGACAAGAATTATATTCTGGGAGCCTCTGGATACCTTCAAAACCCTCAGGAAATCGGATATGGGTATGAAAAAGAAGGAACCAAGGTTAAGAGAAAAGGAAAAAAACTTTCCTGGCATTTTATCGCTCCTAAGGTACATGATTTTACCTGGGCTGCTGATCCGGAATACATTCATGATGTAGTAACCATGCCTGAAGGACCTACCCTACATTTCTTATATAAGAATGATGAAAAAATTCTGGAAAACTGGAAGGTTTTACAGCCTAAAACGGTAGAACTAATGAAATACTTCAATGAACATATAGGTACCTATCCATATGATCAATATTCGGTAATTCAGGGAGGAGACGGTGGAATGGAATATGCTATGTGTACACTAATAACAGGAAATCGTACATTAAACAGCCTTGTCGGTGTTACAGCTCATGAATTAGCACATGCATGGTTTCAGCATATTCTGGCAACTAACGAAACAAAACACGAGTGGATGGACGAAGGTTTTACTACTTATATTTCTACGCTGGCTACCAGTAAAGTTCTTAACAGTACCAAATCAGATCCGCTACAAAATATCTATAAAGGATACTACAGTTTAGCCAATTCAGGAATAGAACAACCACAAAGTACTTATGCAGATCATTATGACAGAAATGTAGCCTATGGTGCCTCTGCATATTCCAAAGGAAGTGTTTTCTTATCACAGTTAGGATATATCATCGGAGAAGAAAACCTAGCAAAAACCCTAAAGAGATACTTCGATGAATGGAAGTTCAAACATCCAACTCCAAATGATTTTAAGCGTATAGCAGAAAAAGTATCCGGAATACAATTAGATTGGTATTTGGTGGATTGGACTCAGACAACGGGTAAAATTGATTATGCAATAAAAGAAGTTACTGAAAAGGATAACAAAACGGAAGTAACTCTGGAAAGAATCGGATTAATTCCTATGCCAATGGATATTTATGTAGAATATACAGATGGTACTAAAGAATCTTTTTATATTCCATTGCGTATTATGAGAGGTGAAAAAGAGAATCCTTTTCCTTCTTTAAAAAGAACTGTAAAACCCGATTGGACTTGGGCACATCCAACGTATTCTTTTGATATAGAAAAACCAAAATCAACTATAAAATCTATCACTATCGATGTTTCTAATAAAATGGCAGATAGTAATAGTGGAAATAATAGTTTCAAACAATAAAATTGGTCAATCTTATATAAATATTAACATTAAAAAAGCCTTTTCTGAATAATAGAAAAGGCTTTTTTAATGTCTTAGAGTAACACATTAGATATGATATTTTTCATAAAAAACTTAGAATATAACACCTCTTTATAATCGAGTAAAGTATAAAGTATATCGTTTAAAGAGAATTTCGTCTCAAAATGTAGATTAAAAAGCTTTTTTTTTTCAAAAAACATTCTAATTAGTACATTCGTCTCATATGTCAGTAACGTTTGGTAAAAAAGAGAAATTAAAAAGTAAAAAGGAGATAACCTTGTTATTTTCTGAAGGGAAATCAGTAAGTGCTTACCCTATTCGGCTTATTTATTCTAAAAAATCTCAAAAAGATCTTCCCCTTATAAAAGCAGGAGTCTCTGTCGGAAAAAGAAATTTTAAAAGAGCCGTAGACAGAAACCATATAAAACGCTTGTTACGGGAATCTTACCGAAAAAATAAGTATCTTGTAACAGAAAAGAATACAGATTATTTTTCTTTTTTATTCTTATACACTGGTAAAGAAATACCTGATTATGCGTTTCTGGAATCCAAAATGAAAAAAGTGTTACTCAAGTTTGTGGAACAAGAAATGTCTCATTGAAAAAATTAAGAATCATTCTGACTTTTTGATTAAAAATTACGCCCTTACTATGAAAAAGAAAATTATATATCCAATACTCGCTGCTTTTATATTGCTTTTTACGGCAAGTTTCAGTTTCAAATCTGATTTTTTTGAAATCGCAAAACAAATTGAAATTTTCACCACTATGTTTAAAGAAATAAACATGAATTATGTGGATGAAACTAATCCTGCAGAATTAATGGATACAGCCATAAAAGCAATGCTTAGTGATCTGGATCCTTATACTAAATATTGGAATGAACAAGATGTAGAAGCTTCTAAAATAAGAAATGCAGGAGAATATACTGGTATTGGAGCCTCGGTACGAACTTTTAGTAAAAAAATTGTAATTGTAGAACCTTATGAAGGTTATCCTGCCGATAAAGCTGGATTAAAAGCCGGAGATGAAATTATAAAAATCGGAGATATCAATATAGCTGATTTTAATGAAGATGCAGGAGAACTGCTTAAAGGAGCAAGTGGAACAAAAGTAGAGATCACATATAAACGTCAGGGAGAAACGAAAACAACGACTCTTACCCGATCAGAAATTGAAGTAGATGCGGTTCCTTTTTATACACTATTAGACGATAATACCGCTTATATTATCTTATCCAAATTTAATAGTAAAGCTTCTAGTGAAACAATAGCAGCGCTAAAAGATCTAAAAGCTCAAGGAGCAAATAAAGTCATTCTGGATCTGAGAGGAAATCCAGGAGGTTTATTGAGTGAAGCTGTTAATGTTACTAATATTTTTGTCCCTAAAGGAGAATTAATTACAACTACTAAATCCACTGTAAAAAAGTATAATAAAGTTTATCATACCAAGAAAAAAGCAGTTGATACAGAAATTCCATTAGTAGTATTAGTTAATGGTAGAAGTGCTTCTGCCAGTGAAATTGTTGCCGGTAGTATTCAGGACTTAGATAGAGGTGTTGTTATCGGTGCTAGAAGTTTTGGAAAAGGATTGGTACAACGTCCTAAAAAGTTGACATACGGAACCCAAATAAAAATTACTATCTCCAGATATTACACGCCAAGTGGTAGATGTATTCAAGCATTGGATTACTGGAACAGAGATAAAAACAACAATGCAGTACGCATCAATGAAAAAGATTTTAAAGCCTTTACTACCCGTAATGGTCGTAAAGTATATGATGGAGGAGGAATTCAGCCAGATATCGAATTAGCAACCTCTAAATACAGTGATATTACAAATGCATTATTAAGATCTAATGCCATTTTTGATTATGGTACTAAATACTACTATAGTCATCAATTAGATAACAGTGAGAATTTTTCATTTACGAATCAGGATTACGAAGATTTTAAAAAGTTTGTAAAAGAAAGCGAATTTACATTCGAAACAGAAACAGAACGTACCCTGAAGAAAACATTGGAAGTTGCTAAAAAAGAAAAAATATACAATACTATCTCTCAGGAATACACTTCCTTACTATCTGCTATTGAGAAATCTAAAGAAAAAGGACTCGATACCTATAAAAGTGAAATAGTTACCCTACTAACAGATGAAATTATAAAACGTTATTTCTATAGAAAAGGATTGTATTCTTACTATGTAAATCACAATCCTGAAATTGCTAAAGGAAAAGAAATTCTTAGCAACCTTTCTGATTATAAAAAAATTCTAAAAATTAAATGATTTCCCCATTTTTATAAGCCTCAAGAAACATTTAAATCTAAATTATCTAAGTAGATAATAGAAAAGATATAAAATATAAAAAGCTCGGTAAATAACGAGCTTTTTATATTTTGAAATTATGCATTTAATCTCTTATCATTGCCACATGAGGGATTCCATCTTCTAAATACTCATCCCCTACTACACTAAAACCGTGTTTTTTATAGAAATTAATTAAATATTTCTGTGCAGAAATCTTAATTTTAGACGTGTGATAATGTTCTTCAATAGCTTTGATACTAGCTATAATAAGATCATGACCATATTTGTGCTTTCGTTCGTTTTCTGCTACTACAACACGACCTAAGCTAGTAGCTTCATCAAAATAAGCACCACTATCAAATAATCTCGTATAAGCAACAATTTTTTCGTCCTTATATCCAATAACATGTAATGCATTTCTATCTTTTCCATCCAAATCTTGATATACACAATCCTGCTCTACTACAAATACCTCAGCTCTAAGCCTTAATATATCATAAAGTACAGTCGTAGATAATTGATCAAAATTTCTTACTTCGAAATGAATTCCACTCATAGATATTAACAATTAGATATTTTATTCACCCTATTCAGATGTCTACCTCCTTCAAATTCAGTAGCTAAAAATGTTTTTACCATCTCTAAAGCTTGAGGTAAAGAGGTAAATCGTGCCGGAATACTAATAATATTGGCATCATTGTGCAACCTGGTTAACTC contains:
- a CDS encoding alpha/beta hydrolase, yielding MKTSVTTFGTIFHKNLQTGKNKVNFTSEGTRIAGHLFIPEGYSSEKQQSAIVVITPASGIKEQTAGIYAEKLAKKGFITLAFDHRTYGESGGVPRAMENAPMKVEDIKNAVSFIGTIPGVAKDKIGVLGICSGAGYSLQSAFFDQRIRSVATVSGFVDFIDYGMGGATQYMKELSGDKVAQLQQQISWGNQARQRYYETGEVVLVEGIPPANSGLGKFWDRAADYYRNPKRGGQYPTYSPLRAAMSLDTRYFFNPTEHLELMADRPFLAIIGEKALSAYFSEVAVERAKGDKALVKIKEANHFDLYDQEPYVNQAVEKLVLFYQRTL
- a CDS encoding sodium:proton antiporter, which translates into the protein MLELSGIIILGILAQWVAWKFKIPAILPLILIGLLVGPIATLYTDDHTKLIQPIWNGKEGLFPGESLFYFVSLAISVILFEGGLTLRRNEILNVGPVILKLITIAVVVTFFGAGLAAHFIFDLSWPISFLFSSLIIVTGPTVITPILRNIPLKKDISTVLKWEGILIDPVGALIAVLVFEFISVGESRAYTVTALIEFAKIVLFGLTFGFTFAHGLAFAIKKNIIPHYLLNVFTLAAVLGVFVLSDAFAHESGLLSVVIMGMVLGNMNLPNLEELLYFKESMSVLLISILFILLAANINIEDLELVYNWKALLLFAVVVFIVRPLGVFLSSMGSGLKTNEKLFISWVGPRGIVAAGIASLFGLKLDKIGEIGAEYITPLVFMIVLGTVLLNATTARIFAKLVGVFLKKSEGTLIIGASKISRLIAVYLKNNNRHVVLIDSNRENVKKAKNLGLEAIEGNIYSDQLKDNIELNDIGYLMALTGNSDINKYAIDKFKNQFGEHGSYRLVTSEEMNDPENNPEAGLFSHTDDYYRLMELTEKYPGILEIKIKDRTHYETLINMTKEDENIIPLFIRDNANKIQIIPSYSDEVKNIAEGSYLAYLGKPIDIEVVD
- a CDS encoding MBL fold metallo-hydrolase, with protein sequence MNLHAIEAGNFKLDGGAMFGVVPKKLWTRTNPADENNMIDIAARCLLIEEGNRLILVDTGMGNKQSDKFFGYYSLWGDHSLEKSLKAKGFHPDDITDVFVTHLHFDHCGGVVQWNQDKTGYEMTFKNAKVWSNENHWQWATEPNAREKASFLQENILPIQESGHLHFVSRSGTPFQQESELGFGILFVDGHTEKQMIPHVSYKGKTIVYMADLLPTAGHLPLPYVMGYDTRPLLTLPEKKQFLENAADNDWYLMLGHDAHNEIITVQHTEKGVRLKETFTCNDIFK
- a CDS encoding GNAT family N-acetyltransferase codes for the protein MKIHIETTRFILRDLEMTDAPGIFDLDSDPDVHEYLGKKPIQTIKEAEETILFIRNQYKENGIGRWAIIDKSTRDFIGWAGIKYEQTLRKGISYYDLGYRLRKKYWGKGIASETAKEAVKYGFEQLGVQEIFAAADIANIGSNKVLIKTGLSLIETFDLDGIPHNWYTIHKQTWDIHKNTAHP
- a CDS encoding LysR family transcriptional regulator, whose translation is MDTRLLRFFIAVYEQKNLTRAAEQCFVSQPNISNGIKQLEEEIGKQLFIRHKRGVIINTEAHYLYPIAKRLLGEITSLSDIFKEREFTDKITIGVAESLPQEHKQQFFRTATHLSDSLQWDVRPIGRDCEINLLVREWKYEEDLFLPLWKENYVLCIPDGHHLLSKDVIELEDLQHESFIHCPPCEAHKQCLSILSNTSKKSVTIANCATKTETLTFLMAGLGVTFLPEHFIDGWYGFQVKPYNGPRYFREVGLSYPRKSLKNPAISKLIDYFSKNTLRTKKFSEFGYYTK